A window of the Lepisosteus oculatus isolate fLepOcu1 chromosome 14, fLepOcu1.hap2, whole genome shotgun sequence genome harbors these coding sequences:
- the LOC138216051 gene encoding zinc finger protein ZFP2-like isoform X2 — protein MAACLLNLQTQLHCFLEVLLNSIVCEVSDVFRNRMSDSEDEFQEKLRSVSQILVRRAVINITQCVEDSVGSEMSQLKEENESLKLRLQLWEKESGAGGDQGQTGRVGHTLSCEVTVGIKEEIDTKPELSGETRPINSREHAVVSLTVTVQDSKGSEVSALPDVGERAPLEQQHSEEEWGSSLMQETELPAPEGKETLSEHTESRQSVGDLETVPMMKLEKQDMEPQFIDPAEQQTDVPGEENSTEIQHTEESQYREEQQQNLQGLIITRPCSVKVERLSFQKCFKQSHDPLVSDDFTHRLNNLVTKKIIELNELESVSVLGHRDEQLNEFDAFSLGELEMEPQMIHTSEQHTEGHYGENTAQFQHTEQDHSMEHLQNKRPQHNQRVRKNQSRSCSDAVDKLPLWQRQEQPFWQSSISKPYQHLHTGEKPFSCNQCGKSFSQSHYLKKHQHIHTGERPFSCSQCGKRFRQSQHLKRHQHIHTAEKPFCCSQCGKSFSDSRNLRAHQHIHTGEKPFSCSQCGKSFSHSCTLITHQRIHTGEKPFSCSQCGKSFIASRSLRAHQRTHTGERPFSCSQCGKSFGESSILRVHERIHTGERPFVCSQCGKSFSQLSNLRVHQHIHTGERPFSCSQCGKSFRNSSNLRAHKRTHTGERPFSCSQRGKSFVQPGDLKTPI, from the exons ATGGCGGCGTGCTTGTTAAATCTGCAAACCCAGCTTCATTGTTTCTTAGAGGTTTTGCTCAATTCGATCGTGTGTGAAGTGTCAGACGTTTTCCGAAACAGGATGAGTGATTCTGAGGACGAGTTTCAAGAGAAACTCCGCAGCGTCTCCCAGATCCTGGTGAGACGGGCCGTGATTAATatcacacagtgtgtggaggacagtgtcgGTAGTGAAATGTCGCAGCTGAAGGAGGAAAACGAGAGCTTGAAGTTGAGATTAcagctgtgggagaaggagtcgggagctggaggagatcagGGACAGACAGGTCGTGTTGGACACACACTTTCCTGTGAAGTCACTGTtggaataaaagaagaaatcgACACGAAACCAGAGCTgtcag GTGAAACAAGGCCTATTAACAGTCGTGAACATGCGGTCGTGTCTCTCACTGTGACAGTCCAGGACTCTAAAG ggtcagaggtcagcgcTCTCCCTGATGTGGGggaaagggctcctcttgaacagcagcacagtgaggaggagtggggctccagtctgatgcaggagacagagctccCTGCTCcagaagggaaagagacactcagtgagcacacagagagcaggcagAGTGTGGGGGATCTGGAAACTGTGCCCATGATGAAGCTTGAGA AGCAGGACATGGAGCCCCAGTTTATTgaccctgcagagcagcagactgatgtacctggtgaagagaacagTACTGAGATACAGCACACAGAAGAGAGTCAGTACAGAGAGGAACAACAGCAGAACCTACAGGGCTTGATTATAACAAGGCCTTGTTCTGTTAAGGTGGAGAGACTGTCATTCCAGAAGTGTTTTAAACAGTCACACGATCCCTTAGTATCTGAtgactttacacacaggttAAATAATCTTGTTACTAAGAAAATTATTGAACTTAATGAACTGGAGTCTGTGTCTGTTCTTGGGCACAGAGATGAACAACTGAATGAATTTGATGCTTTTAGTCTTGGAGAGCTAGAGATGGAGCCCCAGATGATTCACACTTCTGAGCAGCACACTGAGGGACACTATGGAGAAAACACAGCTCAGTTTCAACACACAGAGCAAGAccattccatggagcatttgcagaataagagaccACAGCACAATCAGAGGGTGAGGAAGAATCAGTCAAGGTCTTGCTCAGATGCAGTGGACAAACTGCCATTATGGCAAAGACAGGAGCAGCCTTTCTGGCAGTCTAGCATTTCAAAACCCTACCAGCACCTTCACACGGGAGAGAAACCGTTCAGCTGcaatcagtgtgggaagagttttagtcaatcACATTACTTAAAAAagcaccagcacattcacacaggagagagaccattcagctgcagtcagtgtgggaaaagaTTTAGACAGTCACAACACTTAAAACgccaccagcacattcacacagcaGAGAAACCATTttgctgcagtcagtgtggaaagAGTTTTAGTGACTCAAGAAACTTAAGAgcccaccagcacattcacacaggagagaaaccattcagctgcagtcaatgTGGAAAGAGTTTTAGTCACTCATGTAccttaataacccaccagcgcattcacacaggagaaaaaccattcagctgcagtcagtgtggaaagAGTTTTATTGCCTCAAGGAGCTTAAGAGCCCAccagcgcacacacacaggagagagaccattcagctgcagtcagtgtgggaagagttttggCGAATCTAGTATCTTAAGAGTCCAtgagcgcattcacacaggagaaagACCATTCgtctgcagtcagtgtggaaaAAGTTTTAGTCAGTTAAGTAACTTAAGAGtccaccagcacattcacacaggagagagaccattcagctgcagtcagtgtgggaagagttttaggaACTCAAGTAACTTAAGAGCCCACAAGCgcactcacacaggagagagaccatttaGCTGCAGTCAGCGTGGGAAAAGTTTTGTCCAGCcaggtgacttaaaaacacCAATTTAG
- the LOC138216051 gene encoding zinc finger protein ZFP2-like isoform X3 — MAACLLNLQTQLHCFLEVLLNSIVCEVSDVFRNRMSDSEDEFQEKLRSVSQILVRRAVINITQCVEDSVGSEMSQLKEENESLKLRLQLWEKESGAGGDQGQTGRVGHTLSCEVTVGIKEEIDTKPELSGETRPINSREHAVVSLTVTVQDSKGSEVSALPDVGERAPLEQQHSEEEWGSSLMQETELPAPEGKETLKQDMEPQFIDPAEQQTDVPGEENSTEIQHTEESQYREEQQQNLQGLIITRPCSVKVERLSFQKCFKQSHDPLVSDDFTHRLNNLVTKKIIELNELESVSVLGHRDEQLNEFDAFSLGELEMEPQMIHTSEQHTEGHYGENTAQFQHTEQDHSMEHLQNKRPQHNQRVRKNQSRSCSDAVDKLPLWQRQEQPFWQSSISKPYQHLHTGEKPFSCNQCGKSFSQSHYLKKHQHIHTGERPFSCSQCGKRFRQSQHLKRHQHIHTAEKPFCCSQCGKSFSDSRNLRAHQHIHTGEKPFSCSQCGKSFSHSCTLITHQRIHTGEKPFSCSQCGKSFIASRSLRAHQRTHTGERPFSCSQCGKSFGESSILRVHERIHTGERPFVCSQCGKSFSQLSNLRVHQHIHTGERPFSCSQCGKSFRNSSNLRAHKRTHTGERPFSCSQRGKSFVQPGDLKTPI; from the exons ATGGCGGCGTGCTTGTTAAATCTGCAAACCCAGCTTCATTGTTTCTTAGAGGTTTTGCTCAATTCGATCGTGTGTGAAGTGTCAGACGTTTTCCGAAACAGGATGAGTGATTCTGAGGACGAGTTTCAAGAGAAACTCCGCAGCGTCTCCCAGATCCTGGTGAGACGGGCCGTGATTAATatcacacagtgtgtggaggacagtgtcgGTAGTGAAATGTCGCAGCTGAAGGAGGAAAACGAGAGCTTGAAGTTGAGATTAcagctgtgggagaaggagtcgggagctggaggagatcagGGACAGACAGGTCGTGTTGGACACACACTTTCCTGTGAAGTCACTGTtggaataaaagaagaaatcgACACGAAACCAGAGCTgtcag GTGAAACAAGGCCTATTAACAGTCGTGAACATGCGGTCGTGTCTCTCACTGTGACAGTCCAGGACTCTAAAG ggtcagaggtcagcgcTCTCCCTGATGTGGGggaaagggctcctcttgaacagcagcacagtgaggaggagtggggctccagtctgatgcaggagacagagctccCTGCTCcagaagggaaagagacactca AGCAGGACATGGAGCCCCAGTTTATTgaccctgcagagcagcagactgatgtacctggtgaagagaacagTACTGAGATACAGCACACAGAAGAGAGTCAGTACAGAGAGGAACAACAGCAGAACCTACAGGGCTTGATTATAACAAGGCCTTGTTCTGTTAAGGTGGAGAGACTGTCATTCCAGAAGTGTTTTAAACAGTCACACGATCCCTTAGTATCTGAtgactttacacacaggttAAATAATCTTGTTACTAAGAAAATTATTGAACTTAATGAACTGGAGTCTGTGTCTGTTCTTGGGCACAGAGATGAACAACTGAATGAATTTGATGCTTTTAGTCTTGGAGAGCTAGAGATGGAGCCCCAGATGATTCACACTTCTGAGCAGCACACTGAGGGACACTATGGAGAAAACACAGCTCAGTTTCAACACACAGAGCAAGAccattccatggagcatttgcagaataagagaccACAGCACAATCAGAGGGTGAGGAAGAATCAGTCAAGGTCTTGCTCAGATGCAGTGGACAAACTGCCATTATGGCAAAGACAGGAGCAGCCTTTCTGGCAGTCTAGCATTTCAAAACCCTACCAGCACCTTCACACGGGAGAGAAACCGTTCAGCTGcaatcagtgtgggaagagttttagtcaatcACATTACTTAAAAAagcaccagcacattcacacaggagagagaccattcagctgcagtcagtgtgggaaaagaTTTAGACAGTCACAACACTTAAAACgccaccagcacattcacacagcaGAGAAACCATTttgctgcagtcagtgtggaaagAGTTTTAGTGACTCAAGAAACTTAAGAgcccaccagcacattcacacaggagagaaaccattcagctgcagtcaatgTGGAAAGAGTTTTAGTCACTCATGTAccttaataacccaccagcgcattcacacaggagaaaaaccattcagctgcagtcagtgtggaaagAGTTTTATTGCCTCAAGGAGCTTAAGAGCCCAccagcgcacacacacaggagagagaccattcagctgcagtcagtgtgggaagagttttggCGAATCTAGTATCTTAAGAGTCCAtgagcgcattcacacaggagaaagACCATTCgtctgcagtcagtgtggaaaAAGTTTTAGTCAGTTAAGTAACTTAAGAGtccaccagcacattcacacaggagagagaccattcagctgcagtcagtgtgggaagagttttaggaACTCAAGTAACTTAAGAGCCCACAAGCgcactcacacaggagagagaccatttaGCTGCAGTCAGCGTGGGAAAAGTTTTGTCCAGCcaggtgacttaaaaacacCAATTTAG
- the LOC138216051 gene encoding zinc finger protein ZFP2-like isoform X1 translates to MAACLLNLQTQLHCFLEVLLNSIVCEVSDVFRNRMSDSEDEFQEKLRSVSQILVRRAVINITQCVEDSVGSEMSQLKEENESLKLRLQLWEKESGAGGDQGQTGRVGHTLSCEVTVGIKEEIDTKPELSGETRPINSREHAVVSLTVTVQDSKGSEVSALPDVGERAPLEQQHSEEEWGSSLMQETELPAPEGKETLSEHTESRQSVGDLETVPMMKLESETPVPLVAEGFTDKFNNLDSNLFKNSFNELDVFNPTEQDMEPQFIDPAEQQTDVPGEENSTEIQHTEESQYREEQQQNLQGLIITRPCSVKVERLSFQKCFKQSHDPLVSDDFTHRLNNLVTKKIIELNELESVSVLGHRDEQLNEFDAFSLGELEMEPQMIHTSEQHTEGHYGENTAQFQHTEQDHSMEHLQNKRPQHNQRVRKNQSRSCSDAVDKLPLWQRQEQPFWQSSISKPYQHLHTGEKPFSCNQCGKSFSQSHYLKKHQHIHTGERPFSCSQCGKRFRQSQHLKRHQHIHTAEKPFCCSQCGKSFSDSRNLRAHQHIHTGEKPFSCSQCGKSFSHSCTLITHQRIHTGEKPFSCSQCGKSFIASRSLRAHQRTHTGERPFSCSQCGKSFGESSILRVHERIHTGERPFVCSQCGKSFSQLSNLRVHQHIHTGERPFSCSQCGKSFRNSSNLRAHKRTHTGERPFSCSQRGKSFVQPGDLKTPI, encoded by the exons ATGGCGGCGTGCTTGTTAAATCTGCAAACCCAGCTTCATTGTTTCTTAGAGGTTTTGCTCAATTCGATCGTGTGTGAAGTGTCAGACGTTTTCCGAAACAGGATGAGTGATTCTGAGGACGAGTTTCAAGAGAAACTCCGCAGCGTCTCCCAGATCCTGGTGAGACGGGCCGTGATTAATatcacacagtgtgtggaggacagtgtcgGTAGTGAAATGTCGCAGCTGAAGGAGGAAAACGAGAGCTTGAAGTTGAGATTAcagctgtgggagaaggagtcgggagctggaggagatcagGGACAGACAGGTCGTGTTGGACACACACTTTCCTGTGAAGTCACTGTtggaataaaagaagaaatcgACACGAAACCAGAGCTgtcag GTGAAACAAGGCCTATTAACAGTCGTGAACATGCGGTCGTGTCTCTCACTGTGACAGTCCAGGACTCTAAAG ggtcagaggtcagcgcTCTCCCTGATGTGGGggaaagggctcctcttgaacagcagcacagtgaggaggagtggggctccagtctgatgcaggagacagagctccCTGCTCcagaagggaaagagacactcagtgagcacacagagagcaggcagAGTGTGGGGGATCTGGAAACTGTGCCCATGATGAAGCTTGAGAGTGAGACACCTGTGCCCTTAGTAGCTGAGGGTTTTACAGATAAGTTTAATAATCTGGACTCAAACcttttcaaaaacagttttaatgaacTGGATGTCTTTAACCCCACAGAGCAGGACATGGAGCCCCAGTTTATTgaccctgcagagcagcagactgatgtacctggtgaagagaacagTACTGAGATACAGCACACAGAAGAGAGTCAGTACAGAGAGGAACAACAGCAGAACCTACAGGGCTTGATTATAACAAGGCCTTGTTCTGTTAAGGTGGAGAGACTGTCATTCCAGAAGTGTTTTAAACAGTCACACGATCCCTTAGTATCTGAtgactttacacacaggttAAATAATCTTGTTACTAAGAAAATTATTGAACTTAATGAACTGGAGTCTGTGTCTGTTCTTGGGCACAGAGATGAACAACTGAATGAATTTGATGCTTTTAGTCTTGGAGAGCTAGAGATGGAGCCCCAGATGATTCACACTTCTGAGCAGCACACTGAGGGACACTATGGAGAAAACACAGCTCAGTTTCAACACACAGAGCAAGAccattccatggagcatttgcagaataagagaccACAGCACAATCAGAGGGTGAGGAAGAATCAGTCAAGGTCTTGCTCAGATGCAGTGGACAAACTGCCATTATGGCAAAGACAGGAGCAGCCTTTCTGGCAGTCTAGCATTTCAAAACCCTACCAGCACCTTCACACGGGAGAGAAACCGTTCAGCTGcaatcagtgtgggaagagttttagtcaatcACATTACTTAAAAAagcaccagcacattcacacaggagagagaccattcagctgcagtcagtgtgggaaaagaTTTAGACAGTCACAACACTTAAAACgccaccagcacattcacacagcaGAGAAACCATTttgctgcagtcagtgtggaaagAGTTTTAGTGACTCAAGAAACTTAAGAgcccaccagcacattcacacaggagagaaaccattcagctgcagtcaatgTGGAAAGAGTTTTAGTCACTCATGTAccttaataacccaccagcgcattcacacaggagaaaaaccattcagctgcagtcagtgtggaaagAGTTTTATTGCCTCAAGGAGCTTAAGAGCCCAccagcgcacacacacaggagagagaccattcagctgcagtcagtgtgggaagagttttggCGAATCTAGTATCTTAAGAGTCCAtgagcgcattcacacaggagaaagACCATTCgtctgcagtcagtgtggaaaAAGTTTTAGTCAGTTAAGTAACTTAAGAGtccaccagcacattcacacaggagagagaccattcagctgcagtcagtgtgggaagagttttaggaACTCAAGTAACTTAAGAGCCCACAAGCgcactcacacaggagagagaccatttaGCTGCAGTCAGCGTGGGAAAAGTTTTGTCCAGCcaggtgacttaaaaacacCAATTTAG